A stretch of DNA from Rheinheimera sp. MMS21-TC3:
AATGCATTTAACGCATCAGTATAGTCTGGCTCTGAAGCTAAGTTAGGCACTAGCTGTTGATAAGCTAAGTCACCTTTACTATCAATAATTAATACTGCTCGGGCTAAAATGCCCATATCTTTAATTAATAAGCCATAATTGGTACCAAAGTCACGCCAAACTGCATCAGATAGCACTGCCATATCAACGACTTGTTCTTGTTGGCAAAACCGCTTTTGAGCAAAAGGTAAATCAGTGCTAATTGTTAACAACACAACTTGTTGTGGTAAATTAGCGACTTCAGTGTTAAATCGTTTAGTTTGTAATGAACAGATACCCGTATCAATACTTGGCACAACACTGATTAAAACTGTTTTGCCTTTAAAGTCTGTAAGCTTAACAGTTTGAAAGTTTCCATCTACTACTTTAAAGTTAGCTGCTGGATGATTAAGTTTAGCTTTATCACCTAAAAGTACTATATTTTTATCACCTGCTTTGATTAAACTTAGCCGTTCGGGTAGTTTAGCTTGGAGATCAACTGCAGCTATACTGGGACTAAAAATAAAAAGCATAAAAATGACCAGTAGCATTGAGCTTAAATGATATAGTGCAGCCATAAGGTCGCTCCTGTTATGGTAATTGCGTAAATATTGAACTATTAAAATAGCTATTTAAGACTGTTTTGCGCGAATGGCCTATTTCAGGCTAGACTGAATTAAAGCTTAGGCAAAGTGAGAACCAGATGCACACTGCTGTTTTAATATGTGATGATTCAAACTTGGCGCGAAAACAGCTCGCTAAGATATTACCACAAGACTGGCAAGAAAATTTATATTTTGCTGGCCATGGTGCTGAAGCACTTGCAATTTTAAGTAAGCATGCAATTGATTGGCTATTTTTAGATTTAAATATGCCGGTTATGGATGGTTACCAAGTTTTAGCAGAACTAAAAAAAGCTAATACTAAAACTAAAGTTGTGATTGTTTCTGGTGATATTCAGCCTGAAGCCTATGAGCGAGCTAAAGCTTTAGGCGCTATCGATTTTATTAAAAAACCAGCAACTGCGGTAGTTATTCAACAGTTATTACAGCGCTTTAGTGGCTCAACTAACCCTAGTCAATCAGCAGATAAAGTAACAAAAGTATTGCAGCAAGAGTCGATAGAGTTAAGTTTTGAGGTACGAGATGTACTGCAAGAGCTGACTAATATTGCTATGGGTCAAGCAGGAGATCTATTAGCGCGCTTGCTTAATGTATTTGTGAAGTTGCCCATTCCTAATGTCAATCTTATTGAAGTCAGTGAGCTGCATATGGCATTAGCCTCTGTTGAGCAAGAAGCAAGCACAGCAGCTGTATGCCAAGGTTTTATTGGCGGTGGCGTTTCTGGTGAAGCCTTATTAATTTTAACCGAATCAAGTTATAAAGATATTGCTAACCTAATGAATTACCATGGCGCTTTAACAGCTAAAGTTGAATTAGAGTTACTAATGGATATTAGTAATATTTTAATTGGCGCTGTGTTAAAAGGTTTATCTGAACAGTTAGATATGGCTTTTAGCCAAGGCCATCCAGTGGTGTTAGGGCAGCGAGAAACAGTAAGTGATTTAATTAAAGCTAATACGCGGCGATGGCGAAAAACTTTAGCCATAGAGCTCACTTATGGCATTGAAAATTATGATATAAGTTGTGACTTATTATTGTTGTTCACGGAAGATAGTTTAAAAACCCTGAATTACAAAGTTGCTTATTTTCTGGAGGGATAGCATGTCGCAAGCGCAAATAGATGTCTCAGAAATTCACTGGTTGATGGATATGTTTCAAACTGTGGATGTGGGGCTAGTAGTATTAAATTGCGACTATAGAATTCAAGTTTGGAATGGTTTTATGGAAAACCATAGCGGCTTAACGCCAAGGCAAGTCAGAGACCGCTATTTGTTTGATTTGTTTTCAGAGATTGATGAAGACTGGTTACGCCGAAAATGTGATCCGGTTATTTTATTAAAAAACCGCGCTTTTACTATTTGGGAGCAACGGCCTTATATTTTTAAATTCCGTAATTATCGCCCTATTACCGGCTCTGCTGAGCACATGTATCAAAATTGCACTATCTTTCCTTTAACAAATAATAGCGGTGAAGTAACACACCTGTGTTTTATTATTTATGATGTTACTGATATTGCGGTTAGCCGGACAGAGCTTGAGCAAATGAATACCCGCTTAGAGCAATTATCAAAAATAGATTATTTGACCAAATTGTATAACCGAGGTCATTGGGAAGAAAGTTTAATTCAAGAGTTTAAGCGCTTACACCGTTACGCCCATAAAAGCACCTTACTAATGTGTGACATTGATCACTTTAAAATGGTCAATGATACCTATGGTCATACTGCTGGTGATTTAGTTATCCAGAAGATTGCTGATGCTGTTCGAGTAAATTTACGTGACACGGATATTGCTGGTCGTTATGGTGGTGAGGAATATGCTGTTTTACTAGTAGATACCACAGTTGAACAAGCCACTTTTTTTGCCGAACGACTACGTCATGCTGTTGAAGGCTTAGTGGTAATGTATAATAAAACTCCACTAAAAGTAACTATAAGTATAGGCTTAGCTGAGTTCCATAGTGACATGAAACAGCATGTGCAGTGGATAGAAGCAGCAGATGAAGCGCTATATCAATCAAAAGAAGGCGGCAGAAATCAGCTGACTTGTTATCATCCGCAATAATTAAAAATTAAATTATTAGCAATAAAAAACCCAGCTTAAGCTGGGTTTTTTATTAAGATAAAGGTGACTTATTTAGCAAAGTTTTCTGCAGCAAACTTCCAGTTTACTAATGCCCAAAAAGCATCTAAATAAGCAGGACGAGCATTACGGTAATCGATATAGTAAGCATGCTCCCATAAGTCGACCGTTAAGATTGGGGTTAACGACTTATCTGAGATAGGGGTTGCAGCATTGCTAGTATTAACAATATCTAATGAACCATCGGCAGTTTTCACTAACCAAGTCCAGCTAGAACCAAAATTGTTAACCGCTTTATCATTCAGGGCTGCTTTAAAGTCAGCAAATGAACCCCATTTTGCATTGATAGCATCTGCAAGGGCGCCTGTAGGCTCGCCACCCGCGTTAGGAGCTAAGCAATTCCAATAGAAGGTATGGTTCCATACTTGAGCAGCATTATTGAATACACCGCCATCTGAAGTACGGATGATTTCTTCTAAAGACTTACCAGCAAAATCAGTTCCTTCAATTAAGCTGTTTAACTTAACAACGTAAGTATTATGGTGTTTGCCGTGATGGTACTCTAAAGTCTCAGCAGAAATATGTGGGGCTAAAGCATCTTTTGCAAAAGGTAATGCAGGTAATTCAAAGGCCATTGTTGTTCTCCGTTAACGTTGTTTAACATGTCTGTGTGGCGTAGACTACAAAACTTGACTAAATTACTCAAGTTTTACTCTGTCTAGTTTAGGGCGATTTATATTATAATGTAAGAATCGTTTTTGAGTATCTAACTAGATATGGGGTTTTATTTATAAAACTCAAGTGTAACTGAGTAAACAACAGCGTAAAATAGCGTTAGGCTCATTTTTTGGTAAGAGGTAACCATGGAAACAATTGACAAAATTAAGCAACAAATTTCTGAGAATCCGATACTTTTATTTATGAAAGGCTCACCTAAATTTCCAAGTTGTGGCTTCTCTGCTCAAGCATCTCAAGCGTTAATTGCTTGTGGCGAACAGTTTGCTTACGTCGATATCTTACTCGACCCAGAAATTCGTGCCGAATTACCTAAATATGCTAATTGGCCTACTTTCCCGCAATTATGGGTGGATGGTGAACTTATCGGTGGATGCGATATTATTTTAGAAATGTTTCAACGTGGTGAGTTGCAGCCATTAATTAAAGAAACAGCAGCTAAAGCTGATTCAGCTTCTACTAGCGATGCAGATACTGAGTAATTGCTTACGCTAACGCCAGCTATAGGCTGGTGTTAGCGGTTTGAGTTAATTTAAGTTGCTTAAGTCGGTTTAATGTCAGATTGAGCATCATTCTTGTCTGTTGACTCATCCTCTTGTTGTTCCTCATTTTGCTCTGGTGCGCTAGCTAATGGCCAGCCACCTAAATCTCGCCACTTGTTGACAATGTGGCAAAATAACTCAGCTG
This window harbors:
- the tpx gene encoding thiol peroxidase, with the translated sequence MAALYHLSSMLLVIFMLFIFSPSIAAVDLQAKLPERLSLIKAGDKNIVLLGDKAKLNHPAANFKVVDGNFQTVKLTDFKGKTVLISVVPSIDTGICSLQTKRFNTEVANLPQQVVLLTISTDLPFAQKRFCQQEQVVDMAVLSDAVWRDFGTNYGLLIKDMGILARAVLIIDSKGDLAYQQLVPNLASEPDYTDALNALSRIAAKG
- a CDS encoding response regulator → MHTAVLICDDSNLARKQLAKILPQDWQENLYFAGHGAEALAILSKHAIDWLFLDLNMPVMDGYQVLAELKKANTKTKVVIVSGDIQPEAYERAKALGAIDFIKKPATAVVIQQLLQRFSGSTNPSQSADKVTKVLQQESIELSFEVRDVLQELTNIAMGQAGDLLARLLNVFVKLPIPNVNLIEVSELHMALASVEQEASTAAVCQGFIGGGVSGEALLILTESSYKDIANLMNYHGALTAKVELELLMDISNILIGAVLKGLSEQLDMAFSQGHPVVLGQRETVSDLIKANTRRWRKTLAIELTYGIENYDISCDLLLLFTEDSLKTLNYKVAYFLEG
- a CDS encoding diguanylate cyclase, encoding MSQAQIDVSEIHWLMDMFQTVDVGLVVLNCDYRIQVWNGFMENHSGLTPRQVRDRYLFDLFSEIDEDWLRRKCDPVILLKNRAFTIWEQRPYIFKFRNYRPITGSAEHMYQNCTIFPLTNNSGEVTHLCFIIYDVTDIAVSRTELEQMNTRLEQLSKIDYLTKLYNRGHWEESLIQEFKRLHRYAHKSTLLMCDIDHFKMVNDTYGHTAGDLVIQKIADAVRVNLRDTDIAGRYGGEEYAVLLVDTTVEQATFFAERLRHAVEGLVVMYNKTPLKVTISIGLAEFHSDMKQHVQWIEAADEALYQSKEGGRNQLTCYHPQ
- the sodB gene encoding superoxide dismutase [Fe]; this encodes MAFELPALPFAKDALAPHISAETLEYHHGKHHNTYVVKLNSLIEGTDFAGKSLEEIIRTSDGGVFNNAAQVWNHTFYWNCLAPNAGGEPTGALADAINAKWGSFADFKAALNDKAVNNFGSSWTWLVKTADGSLDIVNTSNAATPISDKSLTPILTVDLWEHAYYIDYRNARPAYLDAFWALVNWKFAAENFAK
- a CDS encoding Grx4 family monothiol glutaredoxin, translating into METIDKIKQQISENPILLFMKGSPKFPSCGFSAQASQALIACGEQFAYVDILLDPEIRAELPKYANWPTFPQLWVDGELIGGCDIILEMFQRGELQPLIKETAAKADSASTSDADTE